One Halalkalicoccus subterraneus genomic window carries:
- a CDS encoding helix-turn-helix domain-containing protein, whose product MAKLESITGDELRTALAATTDHKAVQRLMIALAYTDGRSVGHLSRLYGVPQSTIYYWLDRFDERGLEEALEDEPRSGRPRKLGDEERDALAETFEAPPEEAGYESSSWSTELVREHIRHEYGVEYSLGHVRRLLREL is encoded by the coding sequence ATGGCGAAACTCGAATCGATCACGGGGGACGAACTCCGCACCGCGCTGGCCGCGACGACGGACCACAAAGCAGTTCAACGGCTGATGATCGCGCTCGCTTACACTGATGGTCGGTCCGTCGGGCATCTGAGCCGCCTGTACGGCGTTCCGCAGTCGACGATCTACTACTGGCTCGACCGCTTCGATGAGAGGGGGCTTGAGGAAGCCCTGGAGGACGAACCGCGTTCCGGCCGGCCGCGAAAACTCGGCGACGAGGAGCGCGATGCACTCGCCGAAACGTTCGAAGCGCCGCCGGAGGAGGCCGGTTACGAGTCGTCATCGTGGTCGACCGAGCTAGTCAGGGAGCACATTCGACACGAGTACGGTGTCGAGTATTCCTTGGGGCATGTCCGTCGGCTCCTTCGGGAGCTGTAA
- a CDS encoding zinc-dependent alcohol dehydrogenase family protein, which translates to MRAVVLESHGAPLELTEVPEPDCPDDGVIVAVEACGICRSDWHAWKGHGEWVDDVPPEGQILGHEPAGRVIEAGERVETLSEGDRVAVPFSLGDGTCRRCRNGHGNVCEDGIALGFEPAGQGAFADRVAVPAADYNLTELPDDLEATAAAALGCRYMTAYHGLAHRAELTPGDWVAVHGCGGVGLSAVQIAGALGARVIAVDIREEALEKALELGAHETVAGDGNVPARIRERTDGGAAVSVDALGIAETCRNSVDCLGGLGQHLQMGLSTAAERGEVSLPTDSMVGREIDFLGSRGMPPTRYDELLSFVASGAIDPAQLVTRTVALEAVPERIEAMDEFTTTGIEVCEL; encoded by the coding sequence ATGCGAGCAGTCGTCCTCGAATCACACGGTGCACCGCTCGAACTCACCGAGGTCCCCGAACCCGACTGCCCCGACGACGGTGTGATCGTCGCGGTCGAGGCCTGCGGGATCTGTCGGTCGGACTGGCACGCCTGGAAGGGCCACGGCGAGTGGGTCGACGACGTTCCCCCTGAGGGCCAGATCCTCGGACACGAACCCGCCGGTCGGGTGATCGAGGCGGGCGAGCGCGTCGAAACCCTGAGCGAGGGGGATCGGGTAGCGGTCCCCTTCAGCCTCGGCGACGGCACCTGTCGGCGGTGTCGAAACGGCCACGGCAACGTTTGTGAGGACGGTATTGCCCTGGGGTTCGAACCGGCCGGCCAGGGCGCGTTCGCCGACCGGGTCGCGGTGCCCGCCGCCGACTACAACCTCACCGAACTCCCCGACGACCTCGAGGCGACCGCCGCGGCCGCACTCGGCTGTCGGTACATGACGGCCTATCACGGCCTGGCCCACCGCGCGGAGCTCACGCCCGGCGACTGGGTCGCGGTCCACGGCTGTGGCGGCGTCGGGCTCTCGGCCGTGCAGATCGCGGGCGCGCTCGGCGCACGCGTGATCGCCGTCGACATCCGGGAGGAAGCTTTGGAGAAAGCGCTCGAACTCGGCGCCCACGAAACCGTCGCGGGCGACGGGAACGTCCCCGCGAGGATCCGTGAGCGAACCGACGGTGGCGCGGCGGTCTCGGTCGACGCACTGGGGATCGCAGAAACCTGCCGGAACTCGGTGGACTGTCTCGGCGGTCTGGGCCAGCACCTCCAAATGGGACTCTCCACGGCCGCGGAACGCGGGGAGGTTTCCCTCCCCACAGACTCGATGGTCGGCCGCGAGATAGACTTCCTCGGGTCGAGGGGGATGCCGCCGACGCGCTACGACGAACTCCTCTCGTTCGTCGCGAGCGGAGCGATCGACCCCGCGCAACTCGTCACGCGAACCGTCGCTTTGGAGGCGGTACCCGAGCGTATCGAAGCGATGGACGAGTTTACGACCACCGGAATCGAGGTCTGTGAACTGTAG
- a CDS encoding ABC transporter ATP-binding protein encodes MGGIRLDGLSKRYGGDGGVDAVSDLSLDIEDGEFFTLLGPSGCGKTTILRTIAGFEAPTEGTVSFGRETMDGVPPEERDIGIVFQNYALFPHMSVAENVAYGLRFRDPPGGGSEQRVEELLDLVDLGGMGGRDPEQLSGGQQQRVALARALAPGPRLLLLDEPLSALDARLRTDLRAQIRRIQSDLGVTTVYVTHDQAEALAISDRIAVLRDGRVEQIDTPRGIYRNPTTPFVASFIGENNVFDARVRESGAESTRLEIEGESITGPPLETAAESVLCCVRPEAFSMDGGENRLDVAVESWEFLGESVRVHCRWLGRELVVRTSDVPHSETLTVGFDPEDVHAIETR; translated from the coding sequence GTGGGCGGGATCCGGCTCGACGGCCTCTCGAAGCGCTACGGGGGTGACGGCGGTGTCGACGCGGTGTCGGATCTCTCGCTCGACATCGAGGACGGCGAGTTCTTCACCCTGCTGGGACCGTCGGGCTGTGGGAAGACGACGATCCTACGTACGATCGCGGGGTTCGAAGCACCGACCGAGGGAACGGTTTCGTTCGGCCGGGAAACGATGGACGGCGTACCGCCCGAAGAGCGCGATATCGGGATCGTCTTCCAGAACTACGCGCTGTTCCCCCATATGAGCGTGGCCGAAAACGTCGCCTACGGACTCCGGTTTCGTGATCCGCCCGGCGGCGGCTCGGAACAGCGGGTCGAAGAGCTGCTCGACCTCGTCGATCTCGGCGGGATGGGCGGGCGGGATCCCGAACAGCTCTCGGGCGGCCAACAGCAGCGCGTCGCGCTCGCGCGTGCGCTGGCTCCGGGTCCGCGCCTCCTCCTGCTCGACGAGCCACTGAGCGCACTCGACGCGCGGTTGCGAACCGATCTCAGGGCGCAGATCAGGCGAATCCAGTCCGACCTCGGCGTCACGACGGTGTACGTCACCCACGATCAGGCCGAGGCACTCGCGATCAGCGACCGGATCGCGGTGTTGCGCGACGGTCGCGTCGAACAGATCGACACTCCCCGGGGGATCTACCGGAATCCGACTACCCCGTTCGTCGCCAGCTTCATCGGCGAGAACAACGTTTTCGATGCGCGCGTGCGCGAAAGCGGGGCTGAATCCACTCGCCTCGAAATCGAGGGCGAATCTATCACCGGTCCCCCGCTCGAAACCGCCGCTGAGAGCGTACTGTGCTGTGTTCGCCCGGAGGCGTTCTCGATGGACGGGGGCGAAAACCGGCTCGACGTCGCCGTCGAGAGCTGGGAGTTCCTCGGCGAGTCGGTGCGGGTCCACTGTCGCTGGCTCGGACGGGAACTCGTCGTTCGTACCTCGGACGTCCCCCACTCGGAGACGCTGACGGTCGGATTCGATCCTGAGGACGTCCACGCCATCGAAACGCGCTGA
- a CDS encoding AbrB/MazE/SpoVT family DNA-binding domain-containing protein: protein MTNDADETLWPPAMFANQMQEAGEEAVERQQELFTQWMSGMNPTGSSGMGGLSQLSAMSMGAATFKTRVQSGGRISIPDAEREALGIDEGDIVQTIVIPLNTNTETNDD, encoded by the coding sequence ATGACGAACGACGCCGATGAGACGTTGTGGCCGCCTGCGATGTTCGCGAATCAGATGCAGGAAGCCGGCGAAGAGGCTGTCGAACGGCAACAGGAGCTGTTCACACAGTGGATGTCGGGAATGAATCCGACCGGTTCGTCGGGGATGGGCGGGCTGTCCCAGCTCTCGGCGATGAGCATGGGGGCGGCGACGTTCAAGACCCGTGTCCAGAGCGGTGGCCGGATCAGTATTCCCGACGCGGAACGAGAGGCGCTCGGAATCGACGAGGGCGACATCGTTCAAACGATCGTCATCCCCCTCAATACCAATACGGAGACCAACGATGACTGA
- a CDS encoding poly(R)-hydroxyalkanoic acid synthase subunit PhaE → MTSPMADPEQWNEFMQTMNQQFAQALEQNVEAQASFVESWVDAVEEATDPKQFEDGAEGYANAYTTWMEASQQAYERSMDLASGEEVRPEEFRDIWLSAANEAFKDITDTTAFAAVTGKTVEEALDYRQEVDEMADETLHNLGFATKNDVQEVGERLIELERRQHAVENKLDTVIEHLEGEDEE, encoded by the coding sequence ATGACCTCACCGATGGCCGACCCCGAACAGTGGAACGAATTCATGCAGACGATGAACCAGCAGTTCGCCCAGGCGCTCGAACAGAACGTCGAGGCCCAGGCGTCGTTCGTCGAATCGTGGGTCGACGCCGTCGAGGAGGCGACCGACCCCAAGCAGTTCGAGGACGGTGCCGAGGGATACGCGAACGCGTACACGACGTGGATGGAGGCCTCCCAACAGGCCTACGAGCGCTCGATGGACCTCGCATCGGGCGAAGAGGTCCGCCCCGAGGAGTTCCGCGACATCTGGCTCAGCGCCGCCAACGAGGCGTTCAAGGACATCACCGACACGACGGCTTTTGCTGCCGTGACCGGTAAGACCGTCGAGGAAGCCCTCGACTACCGCCAGGAGGTCGACGAGATGGCCGACGAGACACTGCATAACCTCGGATTTGCCACTAAGAACGACGTTCAGGAGGTCGGCGAGCGCCTGATCGAACTCGAGCGCCGCCAGCACGCCGTCGAGAACAAACTCGATACGGTCATCGAGCACCTCGAAGGCGAGGACGAGGAATGA
- the phaC gene encoding class III poly(R)-hydroxyalkanoic acid synthase subunit PhaC, giving the protein MTSNPFTMGFDLYRQSWEQATETLEKSVDAPEQLERMAEVDVGQTPSEVVYEENKLELLHYESQTDEQHDVPILIVYALINKPYILDLQPDRSVIRTLLENGFDVYMIDWNEPSTMDASLTLEDYVERYTDNCVDVVRERSGQDSINLLGYCMGGTMSVMYAALHPEKVRNLGLMAAGLCFTGTGGVLEQWGDEEYYSPEAVTDAFGNVPADFLDIGFATMDPVQNFLTKYVQLYDNIEDEEFVENFARMEQWIGDGIDVAGAAYEQFLTDIYQENKLAENELYLGEKHIDLSEIDMPLLQIMGEYDHLIPPEASKPFNDLVASEDTTTMEFPTGHIGLSVSSRSHAELWPSVCEWYAERSTAEDDEPDEGAEAEPITEPEESDAALAEDVAGDETGTEEDATVDRESSGREPMEGTDLQTISGIGPTFAGRLEDAGVPNVEALAGSDPGELADELDVTSTNLVEDWVAEASDSVEN; this is encoded by the coding sequence ATGACCTCGAACCCGTTTACCATGGGGTTCGACCTCTATCGCCAAAGCTGGGAGCAGGCGACCGAAACGCTCGAAAAGAGCGTCGACGCGCCCGAACAGCTCGAACGGATGGCCGAGGTCGACGTCGGCCAGACCCCAAGCGAGGTCGTCTACGAGGAGAACAAACTCGAACTGCTGCATTACGAGTCCCAGACCGACGAGCAGCACGACGTCCCAATCCTCATCGTCTACGCGCTGATCAACAAGCCGTACATCCTCGACCTCCAGCCCGATCGCAGCGTCATTCGAACTCTGCTCGAGAACGGGTTCGACGTCTACATGATCGACTGGAACGAGCCATCGACGATGGACGCCTCCCTCACGCTTGAGGACTACGTCGAGCGCTACACCGACAACTGCGTCGACGTGGTGCGCGAGCGCTCGGGGCAGGACTCGATCAATCTCCTGGGGTACTGCATGGGCGGAACGATGAGCGTGATGTACGCCGCGCTCCACCCCGAGAAGGTCCGGAACCTCGGACTGATGGCCGCGGGCCTCTGCTTTACGGGGACCGGCGGCGTCCTCGAACAGTGGGGCGACGAGGAGTACTACTCGCCCGAGGCCGTCACCGACGCCTTCGGGAACGTCCCCGCGGACTTCCTCGACATCGGCTTCGCGACCATGGACCCCGTCCAGAACTTCCTCACGAAGTACGTCCAGCTCTACGACAACATCGAGGACGAGGAGTTCGTCGAGAACTTCGCGCGCATGGAGCAGTGGATCGGCGACGGTATCGACGTCGCGGGCGCTGCCTACGAGCAGTTCCTCACCGACATCTACCAGGAGAACAAGCTCGCCGAAAACGAGCTGTATCTGGGCGAGAAGCACATCGACCTCTCGGAGATCGACATGCCCCTGCTTCAGATCATGGGCGAGTACGACCATCTGATCCCGCCGGAGGCGAGCAAACCGTTCAACGATCTGGTCGCGAGCGAGGACACGACCACGATGGAGTTCCCGACGGGTCACATCGGCCTCTCCGTCTCCTCGCGGTCCCACGCCGAGCTCTGGCCGAGCGTCTGTGAGTGGTACGCCGAGCGCTCGACGGCCGAGGACGACGAGCCAGACGAGGGAGCGGAGGCCGAGCCGATCACCGAGCCCGAAGAGTCCGACGCCGCGCTCGCGGAAGACGTCGCGGGCGACGAGACGGGCACCGAGGAAGACGCCACTGTCGACCGGGAAAGCTCCGGGAGAGAACCAATGGAGGGGACCGACCTCCAGACGATCTCCGGCATCGGTCCCACGTTCGCCGGGCGTCTCGAAGACGCCGGCGTTCCGAACGTCGAGGCTCTCGCCGGGTCGGATCCCGGCGAACTCGCCGACGAACTCGATGTCACCTCGACCAACCTGGTCGAGGACTGGGTGGCCGAGGCGAGCGATAGCGTCGAAAACTGA
- a CDS encoding beta-ketoacyl-ACP reductase codes for MELEGRTCLVTGSSRGIGRGIAGELANEGANVAINYRASSAAAEEVVDGINTTGGSAMATQADVTEEAEVAAMHEEITDAFGPVDILVNNAGINVDTLFSEMTRAEWDRVIDVDLTGAFVCTKEFFDDIAAAEEGRLINISSIVGKQGNLGQANYAAAKSGMFGLTRTLALELADSGSTANCVAPGFTETEMIEGIPQQVREKIKSEIPLGRFATIEEIACTVAFVASPKASYITGEVLDVNGGMDL; via the coding sequence ATGGAACTCGAAGGTCGCACCTGCCTGGTCACAGGCTCGTCACGGGGTATCGGTCGCGGAATCGCAGGGGAACTCGCAAACGAGGGCGCGAACGTCGCCATCAACTATCGGGCCTCATCGGCCGCGGCGGAGGAGGTCGTCGACGGAATCAACACGACGGGTGGGTCGGCGATGGCGACCCAAGCCGACGTCACCGAGGAGGCGGAGGTCGCGGCGATGCACGAGGAGATCACCGACGCGTTCGGTCCCGTGGACATCCTCGTCAACAACGCCGGGATCAACGTCGACACCCTCTTCTCGGAGATGACGCGCGCCGAGTGGGATCGCGTCATCGACGTGGACCTCACGGGCGCATTCGTCTGCACCAAGGAGTTCTTCGACGACATCGCCGCCGCCGAGGAGGGACGACTGATCAACATCTCCTCGATCGTTGGCAAACAAGGGAACCTCGGACAGGCGAACTACGCCGCCGCCAAGAGCGGGATGTTCGGGCTCACACGAACGCTTGCGCTCGAACTCGCCGACAGCGGATCGACGGCCAACTGTGTCGCCCCCGGGTTCACCGAGACCGAGATGATCGAGGGGATCCCACAACAAGTACGCGAGAAGATCAAATCGGAGATCCCGCTCGGCCGCTTCGCGACCATCGAGGAGATCGCTTGCACCGTTGCGTTCGTCGCGAGTCCCAAGGCCTCCTACATCACCGGCGAGGTGCTCGACGTCAACGGCGGCATGGACCTGTAA
- a CDS encoding DoxX family membrane protein: MSTMETTTGTTTEFENVPTEGIRSRIAGVAVGLRLLMGWIFLTAGIGKLTGEPFDAAGYLANVDPTSPTAGLYGAMAANPMLMDLINVAVPWGQVLIGLGLLVGGLVRVAAFFGALQMAAFYFGNWELAGAYEVLTGFVTSELVYLAVLVAIGALAAGRYWGLDAIIARYEREEVPVAERYPRLRYLLG; encoded by the coding sequence ATGAGCACGATGGAAACCACAACCGGAACCACGACGGAGTTCGAAAACGTGCCGACTGAGGGCATCCGCTCGCGGATCGCCGGTGTCGCCGTCGGCCTCCGCCTCCTGATGGGCTGGATCTTCCTGACGGCCGGCATCGGGAAGCTGACCGGCGAGCCGTTCGACGCCGCGGGCTACCTCGCGAACGTCGATCCGACCAGCCCCACGGCGGGGCTCTACGGGGCGATGGCCGCGAACCCGATGCTGATGGACCTGATCAACGTCGCCGTTCCGTGGGGGCAGGTCCTGATCGGGCTGGGCCTGCTGGTCGGGGGACTAGTGAGGGTGGCCGCGTTCTTCGGGGCGCTCCAGATGGCGGCGTTCTACTTCGGCAACTGGGAGCTCGCGGGCGCATACGAGGTCCTCACCGGGTTCGTCACCTCGGAGCTCGTCTACCTGGCGGTCCTCGTTGCGATCGGCGCGCTCGCCGCGGGGCGCTACTGGGGACTCGACGCGATCATCGCCCGCTACGAGCGGGAGGAGGTGCCGGTAGCCGAGCGCTACCCTCGGCTGCGATACCTGCTCGGTTGA
- a CDS encoding thiolase family protein — protein sequence MDRVAIIGASMTQFGQREGWLRDLLVEAALDCLDDGEIEAGEIEHLYVSNMASGEFEGQTGAPNMLAHDIGAVPAYTQRVDQTSSSGGAGTYAAWQSVASGASDLTMLVGGEKMTHRSTAEATDVIASITHPYEYKQGVTLPSFAGLTARHYLDKYDAPRESLGKVAVKNHKNGVDNPHAQFQKEVSLEEVLESPIVADPLRLYDFCPITDGSGALLLCPESKAEEYTDDYAVIAGVGGATDTHVVHEREDPTVMGGVVESGKIAYEMADLGPEDIDVAELHDMFTILEFLQSEDLGFFEKGEGWKAVEEGVTEKDGDLPVNTSGGLKSKGHPLGASGVAQIYELYQQVRGEAGPRQVDAETGIACNVGGFGNCVITTILEAAR from the coding sequence ATGGACCGCGTAGCGATCATCGGCGCATCGATGACCCAGTTCGGCCAGCGGGAGGGCTGGCTTCGAGACCTCCTCGTGGAGGCCGCACTCGATTGTCTCGACGACGGGGAAATCGAGGCGGGCGAGATCGAACATCTGTACGTCTCGAACATGGCCAGCGGCGAGTTCGAGGGCCAAACTGGGGCCCCGAACATGCTCGCCCACGACATCGGGGCAGTGCCCGCGTACACACAGCGAGTCGACCAGACCAGTTCCTCGGGCGGGGCAGGCACCTACGCGGCGTGGCAGTCGGTCGCGAGCGGTGCGAGCGATCTGACCATGCTCGTCGGCGGCGAGAAGATGACGCATCGCTCGACGGCCGAGGCGACCGACGTGATCGCCTCGATCACGCATCCCTACGAGTACAAACAGGGGGTCACGCTCCCCTCCTTTGCGGGATTGACCGCCCGACACTACCTCGACAAATACGACGCGCCCCGCGAGAGTTTGGGCAAGGTCGCGGTGAAGAACCACAAGAACGGCGTCGACAATCCCCACGCCCAGTTCCAGAAGGAGGTGAGTTTAGAGGAAGTCCTCGAATCGCCGATCGTCGCCGACCCCCTCCGGCTCTATGACTTCTGTCCCATTACCGACGGGTCGGGGGCACTGCTTCTGTGTCCCGAGTCGAAGGCCGAGGAGTACACCGACGACTACGCCGTGATCGCGGGCGTGGGCGGCGCGACCGACACCCACGTCGTTCACGAGCGCGAGGACCCGACCGTGATGGGCGGCGTGGTCGAAAGCGGGAAGATCGCCTACGAGATGGCCGATCTGGGCCCCGAAGACATCGACGTGGCCGAACTCCACGACATGTTCACCATCTTGGAGTTCCTCCAGAGTGAGGATCTGGGCTTCTTCGAGAAGGGCGAGGGCTGGAAGGCCGTCGAGGAGGGTGTCACGGAAAAGGACGGCGACCTCCCAGTGAACACGTCGGGCGGGCTGAAATCGAAGGGCCATCCGCTGGGAGCCAGCGGCGTCGCACAGATCTACGAACTCTACCAGCAGGTCCGCGGCGAGGCGGGACCGCGTCAGGTCGACGCCGAAACGGGCATCGCCTGTAACGTCGGCGGGTTCGGCAACTGCGTGATCACCACCATCCTGGAGGCAGCACGATGA
- a CDS encoding PhlB family protein: protein MSMNAIKYDDGTISYPAHPRGLEGGEPVEEIDLTERVAQIVTWTTSTATPPGVRQPNHLAIVEFEIDGQVVRVLGQLTTGEVEIGDEVRPTYVEELREPGAGMREPESQDWDGYRFEPTQ, encoded by the coding sequence ATGAGCATGAACGCGATCAAGTACGACGACGGCACGATCAGCTATCCCGCCCACCCGCGAGGGTTGGAGGGCGGCGAACCGGTCGAGGAGATCGACCTCACGGAGCGAGTAGCGCAGATCGTGACGTGGACGACCTCGACGGCCACCCCGCCGGGCGTGCGCCAGCCCAACCACCTCGCGATCGTCGAGTTCGAGATCGACGGACAGGTGGTCAGAGTCCTCGGCCAACTCACGACCGGCGAGGTCGAGATCGGCGACGAGGTCCGGCCGACCTACGTCGAGGAACTGCGCGAGCCGGGTGCGGGGATGCGCGAGCCCGAGAGCCAGGACTGGGACGGCTATCGGTTCGAGCCGACCCAGTAA
- a CDS encoding DUF7547 family protein has product MTREDDLEERVDELQRTLEELRREIEPRPPRGPGGLPRPPTPGELIRFADQQAIPTAIAVLEANVRALELLQGALRLADSGRAAGEEAERTRRRAADASRRSLDRLDRVLEDLQEATRGDTLPENGDARDVLQEARDLREEIADRIGEVERDRQRARDVERESGPQAGSTADGGVEIDVEDELDSIRAELDENKDEETDDLDDADDEE; this is encoded by the coding sequence ATGACACGCGAGGACGACCTGGAGGAGCGCGTCGACGAACTCCAGCGCACCTTGGAGGAACTGCGCCGGGAGATCGAACCGCGACCGCCCCGCGGTCCCGGCGGACTGCCCCGTCCGCCGACGCCCGGCGAGCTGATCCGGTTTGCCGACCAGCAGGCCATTCCCACGGCCATCGCGGTGCTCGAGGCGAACGTCCGTGCGCTCGAACTCCTGCAGGGGGCACTGCGGCTCGCGGACTCGGGGCGCGCCGCCGGCGAGGAGGCCGAACGCACCCGCCGACGCGCCGCGGACGCGAGCCGCCGGAGTCTCGACCGACTCGACCGGGTTCTTGAAGACCTCCAGGAGGCGACGCGCGGGGACACCCTTCCGGAAAACGGCGACGCACGCGACGTCCTGCAGGAGGCCCGCGACCTGCGCGAGGAGATCGCAGATCGCATCGGCGAGGTCGAGCGCGACCGCCAGCGCGCTCGCGACGTCGAGCGCGAGAGCGGCCCGCAGGCGGGTTCGACTGCCGACGGCGGCGTCGAAATAGACGTCGAGGACGAACTCGACTCGATCCGTGCGGAACTCGATGAGAACAAGGACGAGGAAACGGACGACTTGGACGACGCGGACGACGAGGAGTAG
- a CDS encoding NADH:flavin oxidoreductase/NADH oxidase — translation MTDLFDSLALRETELPNRVMVSPMCQYSCEDRDGLATEWHRVHLGSRAVGGAGVVMTEATAVSPEGRITPEDLGIWSDEHKERLAPIAEFISDQGSVPAIQLAHAGRKASKSRPWEGNEPLQPDEGGWEVLAPNEDPWPYEGETPEQNAMTQADIEGVIEDYRAAAERALDAGFEIAEVHAAHGYLLHEFLSPVTNDRTDEYGGSFENRTRLVRQVTEAVREVWPDEKPVFVRISGTDWLPERESWTIEGSVELADELYGLGADLLDVSSGMLHPDQQLPDEGSASQLPLAAQVSEERDTDIAVGAVGGITEVEQADELIREGDANLTIIGREHLRDPYFTLHAAQELGEDVEPPVQYDRAF, via the coding sequence ATGACAGACCTCTTCGATTCCCTTGCGCTCCGCGAGACGGAGCTCCCGAACCGCGTGATGGTCTCGCCGATGTGTCAGTACTCCTGTGAGGATCGCGACGGACTGGCCACCGAGTGGCACCGCGTCCATCTGGGCTCACGGGCGGTCGGCGGCGCGGGCGTCGTCATGACCGAGGCGACCGCGGTCTCGCCCGAGGGCCGGATCACCCCCGAAGACCTGGGGATCTGGAGCGACGAGCACAAGGAGCGCCTTGCGCCGATCGCGGAGTTCATCAGCGATCAGGGGAGCGTTCCGGCGATTCAGCTCGCCCACGCGGGCCGCAAGGCGAGCAAGAGCCGTCCGTGGGAGGGCAACGAGCCGCTCCAGCCCGACGAGGGCGGCTGGGAGGTGCTGGCCCCGAACGAGGACCCCTGGCCGTACGAGGGCGAGACGCCCGAGCAGAATGCGATGACGCAGGCCGACATCGAGGGCGTCATCGAGGACTACCGTGCGGCCGCCGAACGCGCACTCGACGCTGGCTTCGAGATCGCGGAGGTCCACGCCGCCCACGGCTACCTGCTCCACGAGTTCCTCTCGCCGGTGACCAACGACCGCACCGACGAGTACGGGGGGAGCTTCGAGAACCGAACCCGACTGGTCCGACAGGTCACTGAGGCGGTTCGGGAGGTCTGGCCCGACGAAAAGCCCGTCTTCGTGCGGATCTCGGGAACGGACTGGCTGCCCGAGCGCGAGTCGTGGACCATCGAGGGGTCCGTCGAGCTCGCGGACGAGCTGTACGGCCTCGGCGCGGACCTGCTCGACGTCTCCAGCGGGATGCTCCACCCCGACCAGCAGCTCCCCGACGAGGGCTCCGCGAGCCAGCTCCCGCTCGCGGCGCAGGTCAGCGAGGAGCGCGACACCGACATCGCGGTCGGCGCGGTCGGCGGGATCACCGAGGTCGAGCAGGCCGACGAGCTGATCCGCGAGGGCGACGCGAATCTGACGATCATCGGCCGCGAGCACCTGCGCGATCCCTACTTCACGCTGCACGCCGCTCAAGAGTTGGGCGAAGACGTCGAGCCGCCGGTCCAGTACGATCGGGCGTTCTGA
- a CDS encoding Nif3-like dinuclear metal center hexameric protein — translation MALSTEEIMQLSLDLVGWKKVPADSQVYVPGEDIESALVGIDLESPEIQLAEREGYDLALAHHPVGESARLDFSAVLSRQIEFMTAHGVPESEAEAAVSDLRENVEFGAHSSNYRHDPSVAELLDQPYVNIHLAPDEIGRRRFVEVAEGMDEGSSVGEFVDELEKIPELDEAATDVEVRVGGEENDLGEVAVHHAAGTNGGADVAWAYFENGVDTVLYIHVGAGDARELREEFEGNTLVVTGHIASDAIGLNALIDALEERGVECTTISGCSIGRR, via the coding sequence ATGGCACTCAGTACCGAGGAGATCATGCAGCTCAGCCTCGACCTGGTCGGGTGGAAGAAGGTCCCCGCCGACAGTCAGGTGTACGTCCCGGGCGAGGACATCGAGAGCGCTCTCGTGGGAATCGATCTCGAGAGTCCCGAGATCCAACTCGCCGAGCGCGAGGGCTACGACCTGGCGCTCGCCCATCACCCCGTCGGCGAGAGCGCACGCCTCGATTTTTCGGCCGTTCTCTCCCGCCAGATCGAGTTCATGACTGCCCACGGCGTTCCGGAGAGCGAAGCGGAGGCGGCCGTCTCGGACCTCCGAGAGAACGTCGAGTTCGGTGCGCACAGTTCGAACTACCGCCACGACCCTAGCGTGGCCGAACTGCTCGACCAGCCCTACGTGAACATCCACCTCGCACCCGACGAGATCGGCCGCCGGCGGTTCGTCGAGGTCGCCGAAGGGATGGATGAGGGGAGCTCCGTCGGGGAGTTCGTCGACGAGTTGGAGAAAATCCCCGAACTCGATGAGGCCGCAACCGATGTGGAAGTTCGAGTCGGCGGTGAAGAAAACGACCTGGGCGAGGTCGCCGTTCACCACGCTGCGGGTACCAACGGCGGTGCGGACGTCGCATGGGCGTACTTCGAGAACGGGGTCGATACGGTCCTCTACATCCACGTCGGTGCGGGCGACGCCCGCGAACTGCGCGAGGAGTTCGAAGGGAACACCCTCGTCGTGACGGGTCACATCGCGAGCGATGCGATCGGGCTGAACGCCCTGATCGACGCCCTCGAGGAACGGGGCGTCGAGTGTACGACGATCTCGGGCTGTTCGATCGGCCGAAGGTAG